A window of Thermovenabulum gondwanense genomic DNA:
ATTTTCCCGGGATTGCACGAACACTCATGGAATGGGTCAAGGTAATAACCGCACGGACAGGGGTTCATTGCTGCAATTAACATAAATTTGGATGGAAATATTATTTTAGCATTATTTCTCACAATGGAAACACAACCGTCTTCCATTGGTTGTCTTAATAGCTCCAACACTTCTCTGTCAAATTCAGGAATTTCATCAAGAAATAACACCCCGTAATGGCAGAGGGTAACTTCTCCCGGTTTTGGGACCCTCCCTCCTCCTATCATACCCACAGGGGTAATACTGTGATGGGGTGCCCTGAATGGCCTTTTTCTAATTAATGAGCTATTCTTGGGCAAAATTCCGGAAATACTGTAAATTTTAGTAAGTTCAAGGGATTCTTCCTGAGTAAGTTCCGGAAGAACAGTGGGAACTCTTCGAGCAATCATCGTTTTTCCGGTACCCGGTGGCCCTATCATCAACAAGTTGTGATGACCGGCTGCTGCAATTTCGATTGCCCTTTTTACACCTTCTTGCCCTTTTACTTCTGAAAAATCCACATCATAAAACGGTATATTATCACTTATTTCTTCGATTTTATTCTCTATTTTCAGTTCTCCATTTAAAAATTCTATTGCATCTTTTAAAGTATTTACCGGTATTATCTCTATTCCTTTTATAACTTCCGCTTCCCTTTTATTTTCAAAGGGTAGTATAATCCCTTTCAATCTTTCTTCCTTCGCCTTTATAGCCATAGGCAATATCCCATTTACAGGCCTTACAAACCCATCTAAGGAAAGTTCACCTACTACCAGGTAGCTCGAGATAGAATCTTCTTTTACTCTTTTATTTGCCGCAAGGATGCCAATGGCTATTGGAAGATCAAATTGCGGCCCTTCTTTTTTTATATCCGCAGGTGCAAGGTTTACCGTAATTCGCTTAATCGGAAACTCAAAACCCTGATTTTTTATAGCCGCCCTAACTCTTTCCTTTGATTCTCTAACCGCTGTATCGGGTAGACCTACAATATCCAAGCACGGTAGCCCATTGGACAAATCCACTTCTACTTCTACTATAAAGCTTTCGATACCGTATATAGTGGAGCTTTTCAATTTTGATATCATATTTCCTCCTGTAAAATAAAAATTACAAATGACTATTTCAATAAAAAAAATAAAATTCCTTCTTTAATTTTTTATTCCCATTCTTCCCATTAAGTCGTCAATAAATTGTTTTGCGGTTCTTCCCGAACGCTGATTATTCCACAACTCCCATTGTATAGCCATTTTCCTTAATACTGCTGAATCGATGGAAAGCCCCCTGTTTTTAGCAATTCCTTCAACGATTTTTAAGTAATCTTCCTGATTCGGAGCATTAAATAAAACAGTTATTCCAA
This region includes:
- a CDS encoding YifB family Mg chelatase-like AAA ATPase: MISKLKSSTIYGIESFIVEVEVDLSNGLPCLDIVGLPDTAVRESKERVRAAIKNQGFEFPIKRITVNLAPADIKKEGPQFDLPIAIGILAANKRVKEDSISSYLVVGELSLDGFVRPVNGILPMAIKAKEERLKGIILPFENKREAEVIKGIEIIPVNTLKDAIEFLNGELKIENKIEEISDNIPFYDVDFSEVKGQEGVKRAIEIAAAGHHNLLMIGPPGTGKTMIARRVPTVLPELTQEESLELTKIYSISGILPKNSSLIRKRPFRAPHHSITPVGMIGGGRVPKPGEVTLCHYGVLFLDEIPEFDREVLELLRQPMEDGCVSIVRNNAKIIFPSKFMLIAAMNPCPCGYYLDPFHECSCNPGKIQKYLGKIKGPLLDRIDLQIEVASVKFSDFEDTKSTDSLTIRKKVENARYIQIERYKNYGILYNSELSGALINKFCSIGKTEKLLLKEAFEKLKLSARALNRILKVSRTIADLEGEERISEKHIAEALQYRNLEKYYGL